In Pseudothermotoga sp., the DNA window TGCAAAGCTTTGCAGCGATCCTGCCTAAAAATCCTGCCTTCGAAGAATGCAAGTGAACCACGTCGTATTTACCTTGCTTTATCAATCTTTTTATTTGAAGGAACGCTTTGAAATCTCTGATCGGTGATATCTCTCGCACTAGATCATCGATTATGTGCACTTTCACCCCGATTTCCTCAAGCTCTGATATCAACGCACCGTTTTCTTTTCCACAGGCAACTTCAATGTCGAACTGTTCTGGATAATATTTCTTGATACCGTAAGCTATTGAGTAAAGAACTTTTTGCCCACCAGCCCAGTCGGAGCGTGTAATTATTTGCAAAATTTTCAGCTTCACCTTGCCCACCTTCTTCAAACAGCGACCTTTACAGTTTGAAGAATCATTTTCCTAAATGTCGATCGACGAAAAACTTGCTTGGAAGCGTTTGCGACGAGCAAAGCAAACAACATTTTGGCGAGTCGTTCGTTCAAATTTTGATGTTCTTTTTCATAGAAGCTGGGCATGACAGTACAATCGGCGGGGATTAAAAAAACAATCATGGATCTTGCCAAAAATCGGTTCGAAAGCCAAAACGGTTCTGAATTTGACAAAAACAGATGTACCGTTGAACTCAGAAAAGTACACCCCCGATCTTTTCGTTTCGTTCGCATCGAGTATCAGTTTTTTGTGTCTGGTCGATTCTTTGTGAAATTGTTTTGTTCCAATACGATATGGCTTTGATATTCCCCTCATTAAATTATAACACCTTGTGAGGCATGAAGGTGCCGATGCTTCCTTTTTGACTTTTCATCGTGGTTTTTCGACAAAAAAATCAAGCTTTCAAAAAGCTTTCGATATCGTAAAATAATCTCACGAAGGTGAAAATCATTCGATTGGTCGAATCGATCGTCAAATTTCTTCTCAAATCGATCTGCTGGTTCATCTATCCTATGGACAAAAGGCTCATAACTTTCATCGTCACAGCTGAACATTCTGGTTGCAATGTCTCACCGATCCTCGAGCAAGCAGAAAAGTTGAGCTTTTACAAGATAAAAACGTTCAAAAGCGAAATTTCACTTCCAAACACCGTTTGGAAGAAACTTTCTTATGCTTGGAACTATTATAAGCTCCTTGCAAAGAGCAGATTGATCGTAACGACGCACGGTCTTAAAAAGTTGCGTGCTCGAACGATTCATCTAGAACTGTGGCATGGTTTTGCAACCAAGAAAGCTGGTTTGCTGGATAGGAGAGAAAAAAGTTTTGAATGCAAGCCAGATGTGGTTTGCTGTTATTCCAATTTCGATGCCGTGCTCAAAAATGCGCGTTGGGGATTGACGATCGATGAGTACGTGGTGTGCGGTGCTCCGAGGAACGATTATCTCTTCATTGAGAACGGCCATGAAAATCTTGAAAAGTTGTTCAAAATGAGATTGACAGGTGAAAGGAAGATACTGTTCGCTCCGACGTTCAGGGTGGGCTATAGAAACTTTGTGGAGGGAAAGAGAACTTTTGATAACATCTTCGATTTTGAAGATTTCGATGTGGAAAGATTTTGCACCTTTCTCAGGGACAATCGAATTTTTCTGTTTGTAAAACTGCACCCTTTTGAGGAAAGATTCTTCAGAGAGAAGGTCAAAGCGTTCGAGACGGACCGTATCAAGCTCATCGATACTCAACTGCTTCAGAAAGAAAAGATGGATCTGTACAAACTGCTCAACGCGTTCGATCTTTTGATCAGCGATTATTCTTCGTTGTATTTTGATTGGCTTCTTTTGAACAGGCCTGTCATCTTCACACCCACAGACATCGAAGAATATTGGAACGGACGTGGCGGTTGGTTGCTTGAGCCGTACGATTTTTGGGCCGCTGGACCGAAGTGTACAGATCAAGAAAGTCTCGAAAGAGAGATTTTGAAAAGCCTTGAAGATCTAAATTACTACAGAGAAAGAAGAGAAACGATTAGAGACATCGTTCATCGTTACAGAGACGCCCGTTCCACGGAGCGTGTCATCCAACTGATCAAAAAGCTCATGGAGGAGGGAAAACCATGAAGAAAGTTTTAGCCTACGGAAGTTTCGACATGTTCCACATAGGGCATTTGAACTTTTTACAGAGGGCCAAAAGTTTTGGAGACTATCTGATCGTGGGCGTCACCAGTGACGAATTCAACCGAGAGAAAGGTAAAGTCACATTTTTCACCTACGAAGAGCGTGCGAAGGTGGTGGAGAACATAAAATGCGTCGATGAAATTTTCAAAGCCAACGGTTGGGAAGAAAAGTTGAAAGATGTAGAAAGGTACAAACCAGACGTGGTGATCGCCGGTGAGGAATGGAAGCAGAGGTATGAACCTTTGAAGAAATATTGCGAAGTGGTGTTTCTATCCAGATACGAAGGTGTGAGCAGTGCTATGGCCAGAAATTTTCTCTACAAGCTGGATGAACTGATGTATCTGTTGAAAAACTTTTCTGATTCAGAAAAAGAAAGGTTCGTCGATTTGATAGAACACAAGCTGAGGCAGAACTTGGGAAAATGAAGCGAGTTTAACTTGCTCTGCACGGTGAAGGTGTGTTTTTAACAAAATTGGTGAATATAGTAGAATGTTTATCGGTTGGGTGTGTTTTTGTTGAGCCGTTCCAGATGAGGCAGAAAGGTTCTATCGCACATGAAACAGCTCACGGAGAAAGATTATCGGTGGAACTTCATCGTCAATTGTTTGGATAACGCTTTCTTCAGCGTCGGAATGACCCTTGGTTCTGTTTTCACACTCTTTCCAGTTTTCGCCAAGAACCTTGGAGCATCGAACGTCGAGCTGGGGCTCATTTCAGCCATAACGAACCTAGGTTGGGGTATACCTGCCATCTGGGGTGCAAAGTACGCCGAAAGGTCGGCCAAGAAGTTGAACTTGGTCCTCAAAGTGACCATGGCGGAAAGAATCCCGTACCTTTTCGTGGCGCTCATCAGTTTCTATTTGGCCAAATCTTTTCCAAAGCTTTCGCTCTATCTCTCCATGGCGATGATGGCGATCGCCGTGTTTTCGATGGGTTTTCTTGGACCACCTTGGATGAGCATGATAGAGAAAGTGATCGATTCGAGAAAGAGGGGAACTTATTTCGCCACGGGAAGTGGACTCGGTGCGATACTGGGTATAGGTGGTTCGTTGATCGCGAAGAACTTGCTTGCGAGCAATCCTTTCCCAAAAAATTTCGGCTATGTGTTCTTCACAGCCTTCATCTTTTTCATCGTATCTTTCTTCTTCCTATCGCTCACAAGAGAAGTTCCAGATGCCCACACTCACGACGATGAACCTGTGATCAACTATATAAAGAACATAAAACACGTCTTTGAAGATGGAAATTTCAGAAACTTTCTGATGGAAAGAATCATCACCAGTTTCATGTTCGGTTCAAGCGGGTTCATAACGGTGTATCTTTTAAAGAAACTCTCACTTTCAGACGACGTGGCGGCCATCTTCACTGCGATCGTTCTCACATCCCAAGGCCTTTCATCTTTTCTGTTCGGTCCACTCGGCGATAGGAAAGGTCACAAGCTGAACCTGCTGGTGAGCAAGATCTTTTATGTGTCGGCGATCTTAACGGCCCTGCTCTGTAAGCACGTTGGTCAAGCCTACATCGTCTTTGCACTCATAGGTATCGTCAACACGACGAACAATGTGGGTAGCATGACCATAACGCTGGATTTCACCTCTGGAAAGAGAAAAGAACTGTACATGGGCTCGTTGTACTTTTCGATAGCACCGTTCTCTTTCGTAGCACCGCTCATCTGTGGAAAGCTGGCCGACGCTTTCGGTTATGCTCCACCGATGCTCCTGACCAGCTTGATCGGTTTGTTCAACCTCTTCTACGTTGCAAAGTTCATAACAGATCCGAGGGCTTTCAAAAAACAGACCGAAAATCGATGATCATTCGTTGTTCGTTTTATCTAGCTTGTACAAGCAAAATCGAAAATCATCCAAGAAGTCTTTTCAGGGTGCGTGAAAGGATCGTTTCTGCACTCTTCGGTTTGAAGACAAGAACGGCACCTGCGTAGACGAGTGCACCGAGTGTGACTGAAGCTATATAACCTAGATTGCTCCGAGCCAGAGGCTTCAAAGCCATCACAAACAGGCCCATCACCGTGGTTGCGAGCACGATTTTGATCAAATTTTTCAAAAGTGTTCTGCCACCGATACCTCCCATCCTTCGGCGGAGTATTTCGATCAAGACTGTGAACATGAACGCAGAGCTGATGGAAGTGGCCAAAGCCAAACCTCTGTGAGCCATGGTACGGACCAAAACGGCGTTGAGAACTATGTTCAAAACAAGACCCATGATACCAATCCTCACAGGTGTTTTGGTATCTTGAAATGAATAAAAGACTCTTGCCGTCAGATCGAGCGAGGTTCTGAAGAAAAGTCCAAGTGCATAGAAAAAAAGCGCCTGAGCTGTGAGAGAAGTTGCTTGAGCGGTGAAAGCGCCTCTTTCGAACAAGAAACGTACAGTTTCTCTCGCCAAGATCAAAAGACCCGCCGTGCAAGGTAACATGAAGAGCCAGAGAGTTTCAAGGGAGCGAGAGAAAAGATTTCTGAACTCTTCGATCTTTCCATGTGCAAACTGTGAAGCGGTGACGGGATAGATGGCTTGCGATATGGCCAAAACGAACAATCCTATGGGGATTTCCTTTATTCGAACGGCGAAGTTCATGGCGGAGATCGTTCCTTCAGGTAGAAGTGAAGCAAAGATTCTATCGACGATCAAATTGAGATATCCAACACCCGTTCCGATGAAGATGGGAACCATCAACCTCCAAACTTTCTTGAGCATGGGATGTGAGAAAGAAAACCCTATGCCCCATCCAGACCAAGTTTTTCTAGCGATGAGAAAAAGAATCATAACTTGCACGATGATCCCCATCGTGTTTCCAAGCCCAAGACCGATCAGTGGAAAATCTTTCGCCAAGACCATGAACAGGATCAAACATACGTTGTAGGAAAGACCTGCCAGCGCCGGGATGGTGAACAAACGATAGGAATTGAATATGCCAGTCAAAAGGCCGAGCATGCCTAAAAAAACGATCGAAGGTAACATGACGTTGCTCATGGAGAGTGCCAATCTTAAACGTTCCTCTGCAAAGCCAGGTGCGATCGCTTTTATGAAAAACGGTGCCACGGCATAGCTTATAGAAAGCATCGTAAAAAGATACACCAGTGAAACACCAAATACAGACCTTGCTCCTTCCCAAGCGGTTTCTTCACCTTCTTTTTCTTTTTTCTCTATGAATACAGGAATAAAAACGGTCGTTAAGGCTCCACCGATCAATCCTGCGATCGTCGTGGGAAGCACGTTCGCCACCAAGAAGCTATCAACGATCGCTTTGGCACCGAAAAAATAAGCAATGAGAATTTCCCGCAAAAAACCAAGAATGCGGCTCGAAAAGTTGACGACTAATATGATGAAACTCGCCTTTGCGATGCTTTCTGCCTGTTTGTTCACAAAACAGATTATAAATCAAACGCTTAAAAAGAAAAGCTCTCGTATGCTATATTTTTAATGTCCAAAGTGTTGTGTGCGCAAGCGAAGGAGAGGAAAACTTATGAATGTGATGGACAAACTTGCTTGGCGAGCAAGGTACGTACTTTCCGGCTTGAAACACTATCCTCGTTCATTTCTAGACAAAGACTTTTGGAGCGTGGTGTTTTCAACTTTCGAAAGATACAAACGTTTATCGTTTTCACTTCAATTTCTTTTAAAACCGTTGGTCGATAAACTGTTGAAGCATTTTTTCTCTTTAGCTGGTTTTTTTGAACTTCCCATCGATTATTATGGTCAGCGATTCACATTGAAAATATTTTCTAACAGCGAAGATACACATTTTGAAGTGACAGGTTTGCTCATTGATTTTGTTTTTCCATATTTTGAATCTGATTCGAAAAAGCTCATTCAAGCTGAGCTGGATGAAATTTTGGCTCATTCTTTTCCAGGTATGGCTTGGGAATTTCCAGGTTCTGAATTTTTCAACTCACAAACGCAAAGTTCGAATCGAAAAGGTTTTGTGAATGTTTCGCGTGAATTTTTTGGCTTGTACTTTTATCCTAAAATAAAAAGACAATTTTGGTTGAACGAAGGAAGATACGACAATGAGCAAAGTAAGATCAATCGTGGCGATGTTGTTTTCGATCTGGGAGCACACGTGGGTATATTCACATGTTTGGCAGGCTTGATCGTTGGAGATGAAGGGAAAGTCTATGCCTTTGAGCCGTTGAAAGAGTATGCTGAAATATTGAAGAAAAATGTTGAATTGAACAGATTGAACAATGTAACGATCGTTCAGAAAGCCGTTGGAGATCAAGAAAGATCGGCGAGCATGAAAGGAATTTCTGTTACGGAAGAAGAAGGCGAAATACCACTCATCACGCTAGATCGTTTCGTTCAAGAAAACAGCATCGATAGAATAGATTTTTTAAAAATGGATGTGGAAGGCTATGAAAGGAAAGTTCTTCTTGGAGGTATGAATTCTTTAAAGAAGTTCAAACCAAAGATGGGAATTTGTATATACCATTTACCAGACGATCCAGCTGTGATCAGAGAGCTGGTTTTGAAGATAAATCCAAATTATCGTGTTGAATACAACGAAACTGGCAAAAAATTCATCGTTTATTGAAGCAAAACCCCCTCGAGCGAGGGGGTTAAAAACCATCTATGCACTTTTCCAACCATTCCTCTTCCAAAGACAAGACTTTGATTTTGCTGTTTCTATCTTTGACGAACGTGAAGGGATATCCATTGTGCTTCGGAGCGTTCTCTCCACCGAAGAGCATGTTCAACAACTTTTTTCGAACATACCAAAGCACATAGTTTCTTTTCTCCATTTCACCTTCCCTGTGATTCTCCAAAGCTAAGAGCAAAAGATAATAACCTGTTTGGACCAAATCTTCCTTTGAAAGTATGAACCTTCTGTATCTATTCCACAGCCAACCACAGAGCCTTTCGACCTCTTCTGAGTAATCTTTCCAACCTTCGTACCTCACGCCGCCTTCTTCCATAGCGTGTCGTTCAACAGTTTCACGACGTTGTCTATCATCACATCCAAAACGTACTCGAGCACGGCTTCAGGTATTGGAAGCTTTACGTTGAAATCTTTCAAAAAGC includes these proteins:
- a CDS encoding CDP-glycerol glycerophosphotransferase family protein — its product is MKIIRLVESIVKFLLKSICWFIYPMDKRLITFIVTAEHSGCNVSPILEQAEKLSFYKIKTFKSEISLPNTVWKKLSYAWNYYKLLAKSRLIVTTHGLKKLRARTIHLELWHGFATKKAGLLDRREKSFECKPDVVCCYSNFDAVLKNARWGLTIDEYVVCGAPRNDYLFIENGHENLEKLFKMRLTGERKILFAPTFRVGYRNFVEGKRTFDNIFDFEDFDVERFCTFLRDNRIFLFVKLHPFEERFFREKVKAFETDRIKLIDTQLLQKEKMDLYKLLNAFDLLISDYSSLYFDWLLLNRPVIFTPTDIEEYWNGRGGWLLEPYDFWAAGPKCTDQESLEREILKSLEDLNYYRERRETIRDIVHRYRDARSTERVIQLIKKLMEEGKP
- a CDS encoding adenylyltransferase/cytidyltransferase family protein; the encoded protein is MKKVLAYGSFDMFHIGHLNFLQRAKSFGDYLIVGVTSDEFNREKGKVTFFTYEERAKVVENIKCVDEIFKANGWEEKLKDVERYKPDVVIAGEEWKQRYEPLKKYCEVVFLSRYEGVSSAMARNFLYKLDELMYLLKNFSDSEKERFVDLIEHKLRQNLGK
- a CDS encoding MFS transporter, yielding MKQLTEKDYRWNFIVNCLDNAFFSVGMTLGSVFTLFPVFAKNLGASNVELGLISAITNLGWGIPAIWGAKYAERSAKKLNLVLKVTMAERIPYLFVALISFYLAKSFPKLSLYLSMAMMAIAVFSMGFLGPPWMSMIEKVIDSRKRGTYFATGSGLGAILGIGGSLIAKNLLASNPFPKNFGYVFFTAFIFFIVSFFFLSLTREVPDAHTHDDEPVINYIKNIKHVFEDGNFRNFLMERIITSFMFGSSGFITVYLLKKLSLSDDVAAIFTAIVLTSQGLSSFLFGPLGDRKGHKLNLLVSKIFYVSAILTALLCKHVGQAYIVFALIGIVNTTNNVGSMTITLDFTSGKRKELYMGSLYFSIAPFSFVAPLICGKLADAFGYAPPMLLTSLIGLFNLFYVAKFITDPRAFKKQTENR
- the murJ gene encoding murein biosynthesis integral membrane protein MurJ, whose product is MNKQAESIAKASFIILVVNFSSRILGFLREILIAYFFGAKAIVDSFLVANVLPTTIAGLIGGALTTVFIPVFIEKKEKEGEETAWEGARSVFGVSLVYLFTMLSISYAVAPFFIKAIAPGFAEERLRLALSMSNVMLPSIVFLGMLGLLTGIFNSYRLFTIPALAGLSYNVCLILFMVLAKDFPLIGLGLGNTMGIIVQVMILFLIARKTWSGWGIGFSFSHPMLKKVWRLMVPIFIGTGVGYLNLIVDRIFASLLPEGTISAMNFAVRIKEIPIGLFVLAISQAIYPVTASQFAHGKIEEFRNLFSRSLETLWLFMLPCTAGLLILARETVRFLFERGAFTAQATSLTAQALFFYALGLFFRTSLDLTARVFYSFQDTKTPVRIGIMGLVLNIVLNAVLVRTMAHRGLALATSISSAFMFTVLIEILRRRMGGIGGRTLLKNLIKIVLATTVMGLFVMALKPLARSNLGYIASVTLGALVYAGAVLVFKPKSAETILSRTLKRLLG
- a CDS encoding FkbM family methyltransferase, which gives rise to MNVMDKLAWRARYVLSGLKHYPRSFLDKDFWSVVFSTFERYKRLSFSLQFLLKPLVDKLLKHFFSLAGFFELPIDYYGQRFTLKIFSNSEDTHFEVTGLLIDFVFPYFESDSKKLIQAELDEILAHSFPGMAWEFPGSEFFNSQTQSSNRKGFVNVSREFFGLYFYPKIKRQFWLNEGRYDNEQSKINRGDVVFDLGAHVGIFTCLAGLIVGDEGKVYAFEPLKEYAEILKKNVELNRLNNVTIVQKAVGDQERSASMKGISVTEEEGEIPLITLDRFVQENSIDRIDFLKMDVEGYERKVLLGGMNSLKKFKPKMGICIYHLPDDPAVIRELVLKINPNYRVEYNETGKKFIVY